A region from the Helcococcus ovis genome encodes:
- a CDS encoding KH domain-containing protein, with translation MNEIVEYIAKVLVTNPEDVKVITEINEGIVDIKLLVNADDMGKIIGKQGKIANSIRSILKACAIKEQKKVNLVIDANNEQN, from the coding sequence ATGAATGAAATAGTAGAATATATTGCTAAAGTATTAGTTACTAATCCGGAAGATGTTAAAGTAATTACTGAAATAAATGAAGGTATAGTAGATATTAAATTATTGGTAAATGCGGATGATATGGGAAAGATTATTGGTAAGCAAGGTAAGATTGCAAATTCAATAAGATCTATATTAAAGGCATGTGCTATTAAAGAGCAAAAGAAAGTAAATTTAGTGATTGATGCAAATAATGAACAAAATTAA
- a CDS encoding PTS system mannose/fructose/sorbose family transporter subunit IID, which produces MEYNQSNHYVDTNVAPNLDNKTLNKMVWRSLFLQASFNFERMQAAGWLYSILPGLEKIHTNKDDLSKSMTHNLEFFNTHPFLVTFVMGIVLSLEQNKQDIDTIRAVRVAAMGPLGGIGDALFWFTLVPILAGITSNMALSGQIIAPFLFLLVFNLAQFGLRYWLMYWSYKKGVEAIDLFTQNAKEFTRAASILGVIIVGALTVLYGGIKTKYEIPNGKKLVKQEIKTVVSNDKISDFEKYLYKDDKKTLKPDTTITDLKNGTSELVFQKENEVDSKINVQKILDGIIPNIIDLGLVMLMYFFIAKKKLSPVYGIIFLFVLGLFGAWIGIF; this is translated from the coding sequence ATGGAATATAATCAAAGTAATCATTATGTAGACACAAATGTTGCTCCTAATCTTGATAATAAAACATTAAATAAAATGGTATGGAGATCACTATTCTTACAAGCATCTTTTAACTTTGAAAGAATGCAAGCAGCAGGATGGTTGTATAGTATTTTACCCGGATTAGAAAAGATTCATACAAATAAAGATGATTTGTCAAAATCAATGACACACAATTTAGAGTTTTTTAATACACATCCATTTTTAGTAACATTTGTAATGGGTATTGTATTGTCATTAGAACAAAATAAACAAGATATTGATACAATTCGTGCTGTTAGGGTTGCGGCAATGGGACCATTAGGTGGTATCGGTGATGCACTATTTTGGTTTACATTGGTTCCAATTTTAGCTGGTATCACATCAAATATGGCTTTAAGTGGACAAATAATTGCTCCATTCTTATTCCTATTAGTATTTAATTTAGCTCAATTTGGTTTGAGATATTGGTTAATGTACTGGTCATATAAGAAGGGTGTTGAAGCTATTGATTTATTTACACAAAATGCTAAAGAATTTACAAGAGCTGCATCAATTTTGGGTGTTATAATTGTAGGAGCTTTAACAGTTTTATATGGTGGTATTAAAACCAAATACGAAATTCCAAACGGTAAGAAATTAGTTAAGCAGGAAATTAAAACAGTAGTTTCAAATGACAAAATTTCAGACTTTGAGAAATATTTATATAAAGATGATAAAAAGACATTAAAACCAGATACGACTATCACTGATTTAAAAAACGGAACATCAGAATTAGTATTCCAAAAAGAAAATGAGGTTGATTCAAAAATTAATGTTCAAAAAATACTAGATGGTATTATTCCGAATATAATTGATTTAGGTTTGGTTATGTTGATGTATTTCTTTATAGCAAAGAAGAAATTATCGCCAGTATATGGTATCATATTCCTATTTGTGTTAGGGTTATTTGGTGCCTGGATTGGAATATTCTAA
- the rplS gene encoding 50S ribosomal protein L19 — MEIIRQLEEEQKKDSLPEILVGDYVKVDYRIKEGSRERIQMFEGTIIKIQGEGVRSTFTVRRLAYGVGVERTFLIHSPRVENIKVVRHGKARRARLFYLRNRIGKAAKLKEKTDY, encoded by the coding sequence ATGGAAATCATAAGACAATTAGAAGAAGAACAAAAGAAAGACTCTTTACCAGAAATTCTTGTTGGTGATTATGTAAAAGTAGATTATAGAATTAAAGAAGGTTCAAGAGAAAGAATTCAAATGTTTGAAGGAACAATTATTAAAATTCAAGGAGAAGGTGTTAGAAGTACATTCACAGTAAGAAGACTTGCTTACGGAGTTGGTGTAGAAAGAACATTCTTAATTCATTCACCAAGAGTTGAAAATATAAAAGTAGTAAGACATGGTAAAGCAAGAAGAGCTAGATTATTCTACTTAAGAAATAGAATTGGTAAAGCTGCTAAATTGAAAGAAAAAACAGATTACTAA
- the trmD gene encoding tRNA (guanosine(37)-N1)-methyltransferase TrmD yields the protein MKIDILTLFPNTFDFLKVYGVIGKAVENNIIEINTIDIRRFSKNKHNKVDDEVYGGSAGMLMTMQPVVDAIESVRTEDCKVIFLSPQGKVLNQGIAIDLSKESHLILLCGHYEGIDSRVINNFVDYEISIGDYVLTGGEIPAMVLIDAVTRLIDDVLGNDLSYKTDSHYNILLQHDHFTRPREYLGYKVPEVLFSGNHKLIEEWQIKSSIENTKKKRPDLYEKYIESIRKE from the coding sequence ATGAAAATTGATATTTTAACTTTATTTCCAAATACTTTTGATTTCTTAAAAGTTTATGGAGTTATTGGAAAAGCAGTTGAAAATAATATTATAGAAATAAACACTATTGATATTAGAAGATTTTCAAAAAATAAACATAATAAAGTTGATGATGAAGTATATGGGGGATCTGCAGGCATGCTTATGACAATGCAGCCGGTTGTAGATGCGATTGAAAGTGTCAGAACAGAAGATTGTAAGGTGATATTTTTAAGTCCTCAAGGAAAGGTATTAAATCAAGGGATCGCAATTGATTTATCAAAAGAAAGTCATTTGATTTTACTTTGTGGGCATTATGAAGGAATTGATTCAAGAGTTATAAATAATTTTGTCGATTATGAAATATCTATTGGAGATTATGTTTTAACAGGAGGAGAAATACCTGCTATGGTTTTAATTGATGCAGTTACAAGACTCATAGACGATGTACTTGGAAATGATCTATCATATAAAACAGATTCACATTACAATATTTTATTACAACATGATCATTTTACTAGACCTAGAGAATATTTAGGATACAAGGTTCCGGAAGTTTTATTTTCGGGAAATCATAAATTAATTGAAGAATGGCAAATTAAAAGTAGTATTGAAAATACTAAGAAAAAAAGACCGGATTTATATGAAAAATATATTGAAAGTATAAGAAAGGAATAG
- the ffh gene encoding signal recognition particle protein, protein MFENLSDRLQNLMSNLRGKGKLTEKDIDTAMREIRLALLEADVNFKVVKSFVQKVKERALGADVMQSLTPGQMVVKIVNEELINLMSDNNQELKFSSKLPTVIMMVGLQGAGKTTQTGKLALLLKKKNKKPLLVAGDIYRPAAIEQLKVVGQKVEVPVFSLGKIDPVEIAKCGIEEAKKNGNDVVIIDTAGRLHIDDELMHELKAIKENVEVTETLLVVDSMTGQDAVNVAKSFNEQIDITGILMTKLDGDTRGGAALSIRAVTEKPIKFIGTGETMGDLEQFHPDRLVSRILGMGDVLSLIEKAEQALDKEKAKELEEKLRNQSFDFNDFLSQISQMRNMGPLEELLKMIPGVNAKALKGMNFDTKAIDRIEAIIRSMTNDEREKPNIIDNSRKKRIANGSGTNIGEVNKLLKQFDDTKKMMKKMGVMNKKMKKGKKRFPFF, encoded by the coding sequence ATGTTTGAAAATTTATCGGATAGACTACAAAACCTTATGAGTAATCTTAGAGGTAAGGGAAAACTTACTGAAAAAGATATTGATACAGCAATGAGAGAAATTAGATTGGCTTTACTTGAAGCTGATGTAAACTTTAAGGTTGTTAAAAGTTTTGTACAAAAAGTTAAAGAGAGAGCTTTAGGTGCTGATGTTATGCAGAGTTTAACTCCTGGACAGATGGTTGTAAAAATTGTTAATGAAGAATTAATTAACTTGATGAGTGATAATAATCAGGAACTTAAATTTTCATCAAAATTACCTACAGTAATTATGATGGTAGGTTTACAAGGTGCTGGTAAAACAACTCAAACAGGCAAATTAGCTCTTTTACTAAAGAAAAAAAACAAGAAACCATTACTTGTTGCAGGAGATATATATAGACCAGCAGCTATTGAGCAGTTAAAAGTTGTCGGACAAAAAGTTGAAGTACCTGTTTTTTCTTTAGGTAAAATTGATCCTGTAGAAATTGCAAAATGCGGTATTGAAGAAGCAAAGAAAAATGGTAATGATGTGGTTATTATAGATACGGCTGGTAGACTTCATATTGATGATGAATTAATGCATGAATTAAAAGCAATTAAGGAAAATGTTGAAGTTACAGAAACTTTATTAGTAGTTGATTCAATGACCGGTCAAGATGCTGTTAATGTTGCTAAATCATTCAATGAGCAAATTGATATTACAGGTATCCTTATGACAAAGCTTGATGGGGATACAAGAGGTGGTGCTGCACTTTCAATTAGAGCGGTTACGGAAAAACCAATAAAGTTTATTGGTACTGGTGAAACGATGGGAGATTTGGAACAATTCCATCCGGATAGATTAGTATCAAGAATATTAGGTATGGGTGATGTATTATCACTTATTGAAAAAGCCGAACAAGCATTAGATAAGGAAAAAGCAAAAGAACTTGAAGAAAAATTAAGAAATCAATCTTTTGATTTCAATGATTTTCTTTCACAAATTTCTCAGATGAGAAATATGGGTCCTTTAGAAGAATTATTAAAAATGATACCTGGAGTAAATGCTAAAGCATTAAAGGGTATGAATTTTGATACAAAGGCAATAGATAGAATTGAGGCGATTATTAGGTCAATGACAAATGATGAACGTGAAAAACCTAATATTATTGATAATTCTAGAAAGAAAAGAATCGCAAATGGTTCAGGTACAAATATTGGAGAAGTAAATAAATTACTTAAACAGTTTGATGACACTAAAAAAATGATGAAAAAAATGGGTGTTATGAACAAAAAAATGAAAAAAGGGAAAAAGAGATTCCCATTCTTTTAA
- a CDS encoding YraN family protein gives MGKLGEEIACRYLIKNDYKILERNYATKFAEVDIIAIKNMTIVIVEVKTRKNSDVLHASQAVDYRKIKKLKTIALYYIDQNNLYDYNLRFDIIECYWQRKKINHIINAF, from the coding sequence ATGGGAAAACTGGGCGAGGAAATAGCCTGTAGATATTTAATAAAAAATGATTATAAAATACTAGAGAGAAATTATGCTACTAAATTCGCAGAAGTAGATATAATTGCAATTAAAAATATGACGATAGTAATTGTCGAAGTTAAAACTAGAAAAAATAGTGATGTTTTACATGCATCTCAAGCTGTAGATTATAGGAAAATTAAAAAATTAAAAACAATAGCTCTATATTATATAGATCAAAATAATTTATATGATTATAATTTGAGATTTGACATAATTGAATGTTATTGGCAAAGGAAAAAAATTAACCATATTATAAATGCATTTTGA
- the rimM gene encoding ribosome maturation factor RimM (Essential for efficient processing of 16S rRNA) gives MNKIKVGKIINTHGIKGELKISKTGVESFDRDIPYYIGNDNIEYSIEKVRKHKDNVMITLKGFNNINEVLKFKDKDIFINEGDMIGLDDDEYYINELIDMVVYNQDNHKIGVIKDVLKYDVNDIYIVKSKDHEIMIPAVKEFILSVDLDNRKIVVKLIEGM, from the coding sequence ATGAACAAAATTAAAGTTGGTAAAATCATAAATACACATGGGATTAAAGGAGAGCTTAAAATCTCAAAAACAGGTGTTGAAAGTTTTGATAGAGATATTCCATATTATATCGGAAATGATAATATTGAGTATAGTATTGAAAAAGTTAGAAAACACAAAGATAATGTAATGATCACATTAAAAGGTTTTAATAATATAAACGAAGTATTGAAATTTAAGGATAAAGATATATTTATTAATGAAGGTGATATGATAGGTTTAGATGATGATGAATATTATATTAATGAGTTAATTGATATGGTAGTTTATAATCAGGATAATCATAAAATTGGAGTAATAAAAGATGTGCTTAAATATGATGTTAATGATATATATATTGTTAAAAGCAAGGATCATGAAATTATGATACCGGCAGTAAAGGAGTTTATTTTATCAGTTGATTTAGATAATAGAAAAATTGTTGTAAAACTTATAGAAGGCATGTAA
- the ylxM gene encoding YlxM family DNA-binding protein has protein sequence MEKNVVISILYEYYGKLLTDKQAESIEMHYLEDLSLTEIADIQGVSKQSISETIKRSEKALLDFEKGIGMYKRSNELSELVDRLEKNLINDLDDEEYSKYIDLIFQIKTKLK, from the coding sequence ATGGAAAAAAATGTAGTTATTAGTATTCTATATGAATACTATGGAAAATTACTTACAGATAAACAAGCAGAATCTATCGAAATGCATTATTTAGAAGATTTATCTTTGACTGAAATTGCTGATATTCAAGGTGTGTCTAAGCAAAGCATTTCTGAAACAATTAAGCGTTCAGAAAAAGCTTTATTGGATTTTGAGAAAGGCATAGGCATGTATAAAAGATCAAATGAACTGAGTGAGCTTGTTGATAGATTAGAAAAAAATTTGATTAATGATCTCGATGATGAAGAATATTCAAAATACATTGATTTGATTTTTCAAATTAAAACAAAATTAAAATAG
- a CDS encoding PTS mannose/fructose/sorbose/N-acetylgalactosamine transporter subunit IIC: MEYNIIQILLVFLVTFIAAIDQFSFLESLYQPIVTGPVIGAILGDVQTGLTVGATFQLIQIGSMPVGGAQPPNAVIGGIMATVFAVTSKLEPTAAVAAAYPFAVLGQQAVNVVFTLMAPIMKVADKHAENANPKGISHVNYLSMAILGTIFGLIVLAFFVAGAEFGKNVAGALPEWSKVGLGVAGKMMRFVGFAILLKVMLSKELWGFFFLGFAIAIVVNAIPSLQAPGLLLISLIGFAVSYWDYQIQTKVKNTQVMGGDEDGI; this comes from the coding sequence ATGGAATATAATATAATCCAGATTCTATTGGTATTTTTAGTAACCTTTATTGCTGCTATAGACCAATTTAGTTTCTTGGAATCACTATATCAACCAATAGTGACAGGACCTGTTATCGGTGCTATATTGGGTGATGTACAAACAGGTTTGACAGTTGGTGCAACATTTCAATTGATTCAAATTGGTAGTATGCCTGTCGGTGGAGCACAACCACCAAATGCAGTAATAGGTGGTATTATGGCTACAGTATTTGCTGTAACATCAAAATTAGAACCAACAGCAGCAGTAGCGGCAGCATATCCTTTTGCGGTTTTAGGACAACAGGCTGTTAATGTTGTATTTACACTTATGGCACCTATTATGAAAGTTGCTGACAAACATGCTGAAAATGCTAATCCAAAGGGGATTTCACATGTTAACTACTTGTCTATGGCAATTTTAGGTACTATATTTGGTTTGATAGTTTTAGCATTCTTTGTAGCTGGTGCAGAATTTGGTAAAAATGTAGCGGGAGCATTACCTGAATGGTCAAAAGTTGGTTTGGGAGTTGCAGGTAAGATGATGAGATTCGTTGGTTTTGCAATTTTATTAAAAGTTATGCTTTCAAAAGAACTATGGGGATTCTTTTTCCTTGGTTTTGCTATTGCAATAGTTGTTAATGCAATACCTTCTCTACAAGCTCCAGGATTATTGTTAATCTCATTAATTGGTTTTGCAGTTTCTTATTGGGATTATCAAATTCAAACTAAAGTGAAAAATACTCAAGTAATGGGAGGAGATGAAGATGGAATATAA
- the yajC gene encoding preprotein translocase subunit YajC, whose product MWEQIYASSIVFIVFILIIFAIIQIFNILNLKKSRQYYKKLHESIKPGVRIMLNNGIYGTLTRVGEKDVDIEIAKNVIITADRFSIREIKE is encoded by the coding sequence ATGTGGGAGCAGATTTATGCGTCCTCAATAGTTTTTATAGTTTTTATATTAATTATATTTGCAATTATTCAAATTTTTAATATATTAAATTTAAAAAAATCAAGGCAATATTATAAAAAATTACATGAATCGATAAAGCCTGGGGTTAGAATAATGTTAAATAATGGTATTTACGGTACATTAACAAGAGTAGGCGAAAAAGATGTTGATATTGAAATAGCAAAAAATGTTATAATTACAGCGGACAGATTTAGTATAAGGGAAATTAAAGAGTAA
- a CDS encoding PTS sugar transporter subunit IIA has protein sequence MSKSTAVLVTAHGKFSEGILSTIEMIAGKFENVKNVNFLEGENFETIDKKLVEAYNSFSNYDHIIIITDLMGGTPFNRSVMNFGSNENTRVLAGLNFAMLFTAITTQNDNIDLLVNEILESGKESIKKFEIVEIEDDSDEFEDGI, from the coding sequence ATGAGTAAATCAACAGCTGTCTTAGTTACAGCACACGGGAAATTTTCAGAGGGTATTTTATCCACAATAGAAATGATTGCCGGAAAATTTGAAAATGTTAAAAATGTAAATTTTCTTGAAGGTGAAAATTTTGAAACCATAGATAAAAAACTTGTTGAAGCGTATAATTCATTTTCTAATTACGACCATATAATTATAATTACTGATTTAATGGGAGGTACTCCTTTTAATCGCTCAGTTATGAATTTTGGTAGTAATGAAAACACACGAGTACTTGCAGGATTAAATTTTGCGATGTTATTTACAGCTATTACTACTCAAAATGATAATATAGATTTGTTAGTTAATGAAATTTTAGAATCAGGAAAAGAATCAATTAAAAAATTTGAGATAGTTGAAATAGAAGATGACTCAGATGAATTTGAAGATGGAATTTAG
- the ftsY gene encoding signal recognition particle-docking protein FtsY, which translates to MFKKIFEKFKNKKEENIEVKKEIKIDIVEDKKIEQVENIIENSMRKVKELQENSELSTVEVNSSNKSEIIGENHIVEDVENAKEVEKVEKAEVIEKTSILEEIKSENMVVEAPIVEEIKEKPKKKGFLERLKSGLFKTRNAMNSAIDNLINGKAKIDDDLYDELEEIMISADMGVETTVNVIDELRDIVADNHIRDPKMIKVELEKILRNKLRENNKDNSLNIVDGKQTVILVIGVNGVGKTTTIGKLAYNLQKEGKTVILAAADTFRAAAIEQLKQWSERVNVELISSREGSDPASVVYDAIKSQKAKNKDVLIIDTAGRLHNKVNLMNELEKINRIISREHPEANRESLLVLDATTGQNALFQAKEFNKVTNITGLVLTKLDGTAKGGVVFPLQVENNVPVKYIGIGEKAENLEKFDSEKFVDALFDLK; encoded by the coding sequence ATGTTTAAGAAGATTTTTGAAAAATTTAAAAATAAAAAAGAGGAAAATATTGAAGTAAAAAAAGAAATCAAAATTGATATTGTTGAAGATAAAAAAATAGAACAAGTTGAGAATATAATAGAAAATTCAATGAGGAAAGTTAAAGAATTACAAGAAAATTCAGAGCTTTCAACAGTAGAAGTAAATTCCAGTAATAAATCAGAAATTATTGGAGAAAACCATATAGTTGAAGATGTTGAGAATGCTAAAGAAGTAGAAAAAGTTGAAAAAGCAGAAGTTATAGAAAAAACTTCAATTTTAGAAGAAATAAAGTCAGAAAATATGGTTGTTGAGGCTCCAATTGTTGAAGAAATAAAAGAAAAACCAAAGAAAAAAGGATTTTTAGAAAGATTAAAATCAGGGTTATTTAAGACTCGTAATGCAATGAATTCGGCAATTGACAATTTGATAAATGGTAAAGCTAAAATTGATGATGATTTATATGATGAATTAGAAGAAATCATGATTTCTGCTGATATGGGTGTTGAAACTACTGTAAATGTCATTGATGAATTAAGGGATATCGTCGCAGATAATCATATTAGAGATCCGAAAATGATTAAAGTTGAGTTAGAAAAAATTTTAAGAAATAAACTTAGAGAAAATAACAAAGATAATTCGTTAAATATTGTTGATGGAAAACAGACGGTAATATTGGTAATCGGTGTTAATGGAGTGGGTAAGACGACAACAATTGGTAAATTGGCATATAATTTACAAAAAGAAGGAAAAACAGTTATTTTGGCAGCTGCTGACACATTTAGAGCTGCTGCAATTGAGCAACTAAAACAATGGTCGGAAAGAGTTAATGTTGAATTAATTTCTTCGAGAGAAGGATCTGATCCTGCATCAGTTGTGTACGATGCTATTAAATCTCAAAAAGCAAAAAATAAAGATGTATTAATTATTGATACAGCAGGAAGATTACATAATAAAGTGAATCTTATGAATGAGTTGGAAAAAATAAATAGAATTATTTCTAGAGAACATCCTGAAGCTAATAGAGAATCACTTTTAGTTCTTGATGCTACAACCGGACAAAACGCTTTATTCCAAGCTAAAGAATTTAATAAAGTTACAAATATTACGGGATTAGTATTAACTAAATTAGATGGTACTGCAAAAGGGGGGGTAGTATTTCCGCTTCAAGTTGAAAATAATGTACCGGTAAAATATATAGGAATTGGTGAAAAAGCGGAGAATCTAGAAAAGTTTGATTCTGAGAAATTTGTAGATGCATTATTTGACCTTAAGTAA
- a CDS encoding ribonuclease HII: MKIKLKRDQLDILIEKSKNYTNICGVDEVGRGPIAGPVVSCAVIMGENHIEGVKDSKKLTDKKRRLLAKDIFENAIAVGYGVVDNYVIDEINIRQASLLAMKNAVENMKDKDGNHIKANLILIDAELIDSDIDQIGIISGDDLVYEISCASILAKIYRDDMMIEYSKKYPEYMFEAHKGYGTKKHYEVIDSNGITDIHRKSFMKKYYEQANGKTGRGNSL; encoded by the coding sequence ATGAAAATTAAACTAAAGAGAGATCAGCTAGATATTTTAATTGAAAAATCAAAAAACTATACAAATATATGTGGTGTTGATGAGGTTGGAAGAGGGCCAATTGCCGGACCAGTTGTTAGTTGTGCTGTAATAATGGGTGAGAATCATATAGAAGGAGTGAAAGACTCTAAAAAACTTACAGATAAGAAAAGGAGATTACTTGCTAAAGACATATTTGAAAATGCTATTGCAGTAGGATATGGAGTAGTAGATAATTATGTTATTGACGAAATAAATATCAGACAAGCAAGTCTTTTAGCTATGAAAAATGCTGTTGAAAATATGAAAGATAAAGATGGAAATCATATTAAAGCAAATCTTATACTTATTGATGCGGAGTTAATTGATTCAGATATTGACCAAATAGGGATTATATCGGGTGATGATTTAGTTTATGAGATATCTTGTGCATCGATATTAGCTAAAATTTATAGAGATGATATGATGATTGAATATTCAAAAAAATATCCTGAATATATGTTTGAAGCACATAAAGGTTATGGCACAAAAAAACATTATGAAGTAATAGATTCTAATGGTATTACGGATATCCATAGGAAATCCTTTATGAAAAAATATTATGAACAAGCTAATGGGAAAACTGGGCGAGGAAATAGCCTGTAG
- the agaB gene encoding PTS galactosamine transporter subunit IIB: MPNILLTRIDNRMIHGQVATQWTNVVGANLLLVANDEVSTNKMRQGLMDMAAPNGVATRYFSIEKTISIIDKASPKQKIFIICENPQDVLRLVEGGVPITKVNIGNMHMAEGKRQVATAVCVDDADVEAFRKLKERGVELEIRKVPQEQSESTEKLFK; encoded by the coding sequence ATGCCAAATATATTATTAACAAGAATAGATAACAGAATGATACACGGTCAAGTTGCTACACAATGGACGAATGTTGTCGGAGCAAACTTGTTATTAGTTGCAAATGATGAAGTTTCAACTAATAAAATGAGACAAGGTCTTATGGATATGGCTGCACCAAATGGTGTCGCTACAAGATACTTTTCAATTGAAAAAACAATTAGTATTATTGATAAAGCATCTCCTAAACAAAAGATCTTTATAATATGTGAAAATCCACAAGATGTTCTTAGATTAGTGGAAGGAGGGGTTCCTATAACTAAAGTAAACATTGGAAATATGCATATGGCTGAAGGAAAAAGACAAGTAGCTACAGCTGTATGTGTTGATGATGCTGATGTTGAAGCTTTTAGAAAACTAAAAGAACGTGGAGTGGAATTGGAAATCAGAAAGGTTCCTCAAGAGCAATCTGAAAGTACAGAAAAATTATTTAAATAA
- the ylqF gene encoding ribosome biogenesis GTPase YlqF, translated as MQINWYPGHMKKSLDKIRESLKLVDIVAEIVDSRIPISSRNPVIDDIIKDFPRLIILNKVDMSNPFETKKWIKYFNDRGIEVIEYNSTKDKKTNELYKTARKSLTKLFEKRKEKNIKDTTIRMMVVGIPNVGKSTFINNISMRKGTKVGNRPGVTRTNQWIKTNSDLMLLDTPGVLWPKLELHDGGKNLAFTGAIKDEILEIEDLCFEFIKKLQEISPRSLQKRYEVDPSLPALEIMDKIAIKFGAIQRGSEIDYFKVSNIIFDDFRKVRIDRITLERVEDNLEIKDINKM; from the coding sequence ATGCAAATTAACTGGTATCCGGGGCATATGAAAAAATCTCTTGATAAAATAAGAGAATCATTAAAATTGGTTGATATAGTTGCGGAAATTGTCGATTCAAGAATACCGATAAGTTCAAGAAATCCTGTTATTGATGATATAATCAAGGATTTTCCAAGGCTAATTATTTTAAATAAAGTAGATATGTCAAATCCTTTTGAAACTAAAAAGTGGATAAAATATTTTAATGATAGAGGAATAGAAGTTATAGAATATAACTCAACTAAAGATAAAAAAACAAATGAATTATATAAAACTGCAAGAAAATCATTAACAAAATTATTTGAAAAGCGTAAGGAAAAAAATATAAAAGATACAACTATAAGAATGATGGTTGTAGGGATACCCAATGTTGGAAAATCAACATTTATAAATAATATTTCTATGAGAAAAGGAACCAAGGTTGGAAATAGACCGGGGGTAACTCGTACAAATCAATGGATTAAAACAAATAGTGACTTAATGCTTTTGGATACGCCGGGTGTTTTATGGCCAAAATTAGAATTACATGATGGTGGTAAAAATTTGGCATTTACAGGTGCTATTAAGGATGAAATATTAGAAATTGAGGATTTATGTTTTGAATTTATAAAAAAATTACAAGAAATATCTCCAAGGAGTTTACAGAAAAGATATGAAGTGGATCCGTCGCTTCCAGCTTTGGAAATAATGGATAAAATTGCCATAAAGTTTGGAGCAATTCAAAGAGGAAGTGAAATTGACTATTTTAAGGTTTCAAATATAATTTTTGATGACTTTAGAAAAGTTAGAATTGACAGAATTACACTTGAAAGAGTAGAAGATAATTTAGAAATTAAAGATATTAATAAAATGTAA